The Streptomyces avermitilis MA-4680 = NBRC 14893 genome contains a region encoding:
- a CDS encoding N-acetylneuraminate synthase family protein, with protein sequence MSNSRLRSFGSKTAGPGHPVYVVGEIGINHNGELENAFKLIDAAAEAGCDAVKFQKRTPEICTPRDQWDIERDTPWGRMTYIDYRHRVEFGEDEYRQIDEYAKSKNIDWFASPWDTEAVAFLEKFDIPAHKVASASLTDDELLRALRGTGRTVILSTGMSTPKQIRHAVEVLGSDNILLCHATSTYPAKAEELNLRVINTLQAEYPNVPIGYSGHETGLQTTLAAVALGATFVERHITLDRAMWGSDQAASVEPQGLTRLVRDIRTIEASLGDGVKKVYESELGPMKKLRRVPGVVAEAEIAAAAGEPVAV encoded by the coding sequence ATGAGCAACTCCCGTCTGCGCAGCTTCGGTTCCAAGACCGCCGGCCCGGGCCACCCCGTCTACGTCGTCGGCGAGATCGGCATCAACCACAACGGTGAGCTCGAGAACGCCTTCAAGCTGATCGACGCCGCCGCCGAGGCCGGCTGCGACGCCGTCAAGTTCCAGAAGCGCACCCCGGAGATCTGCACCCCGCGCGACCAGTGGGACATCGAGCGCGACACCCCCTGGGGCCGCATGACCTACATCGACTACCGCCACCGCGTGGAGTTCGGTGAGGACGAGTACCGCCAGATCGACGAGTACGCCAAGAGCAAGAACATCGACTGGTTCGCCTCCCCGTGGGACACCGAGGCCGTCGCCTTCCTGGAGAAGTTCGACATCCCCGCCCACAAGGTGGCCTCCGCGTCCCTGACCGACGACGAGCTGCTCCGCGCCCTGCGCGGTACGGGCCGCACGGTCATCCTCTCCACGGGCATGTCGACCCCGAAGCAGATCCGTCACGCGGTAGAGGTCCTCGGCTCGGACAACATCCTGCTCTGCCACGCCACCTCGACGTACCCGGCGAAGGCCGAGGAGCTCAACCTCCGCGTCATCAACACCCTCCAGGCCGAGTACCCGAACGTCCCGATCGGCTACTCCGGCCACGAGACGGGCCTGCAGACCACGCTCGCCGCGGTCGCCCTCGGCGCCACGTTCGTCGAGCGCCACATCACCCTCGACCGCGCCATGTGGGGCTCCGACCAGGCCGCCTCCGTCGAGCCGCAGGGCCTCACGCGCCTGGTCCGTGACATCCGCACCATCGAGGCCTCCCTCGGCGACGGCGTCAAGAAGGTCTACGAGTCCGAGCTCGGCCCCATGAAGAAGCTGCGCCGGGTCCCGGGCGTCGTCGCCGAGGCGGAGATCGCGGCGGCGGCGGGCGAGCCGGTAGCGGTTTGA
- a CDS encoding N-acylneuraminate cytidylyltransferase, which translates to MSHSEAGQAASVRRVLAVIPARGGSKGVPAKNLLPVGGVPLVARAVRECRATRLVTDVVVSTDDHAIAAAAREAGAEVVLRPAAIAGDTATSEAAVLHAMDTHEALHGAAVDVVLLVQCTSPFIVREDVDGVVHAIVGKGADTALTVAPFHGFVWRDADDAPGALGAERAAVEGGTDTLVTGTATSGGYGINHDKSFRPRRQDRPQDLLETGAVYGMDATGFREARHRFFGRTELVRTDPARVLEIDDPHDLARARALAPLFDANRPGALPTAEDIDAVVLDFDGTQTDDRVLIDSDGREFVSVHRGDGLGIAALRKSGLTMLILSTEQNPVVAARARKLKIPVLHGIDRKDLALKQWCEEQGIAPERVLYVGNDVNDLPCFALVGWPVAVASAHDVVRGAARAVTTVPGGDGAIREIASWILGPSLDSLDK; encoded by the coding sequence ATGTCCCACTCGGAAGCGGGCCAAGCGGCTTCGGTGCGCCGTGTGCTCGCGGTGATCCCCGCGCGCGGCGGCTCCAAGGGCGTGCCCGCGAAGAACCTGCTGCCGGTCGGCGGCGTACCGCTGGTGGCCCGCGCCGTCCGCGAGTGCCGGGCGACCCGGCTCGTCACGGACGTCGTCGTCTCCACGGACGACCACGCCATCGCCGCCGCGGCCCGCGAGGCCGGCGCCGAGGTCGTGCTGCGGCCCGCCGCCATCGCCGGCGACACCGCCACCTCCGAGGCCGCCGTCCTGCACGCCATGGACACCCATGAGGCCCTGCACGGCGCGGCGGTCGACGTGGTCCTGCTGGTGCAGTGCACCAGCCCCTTCATCGTCCGCGAGGACGTGGACGGAGTCGTCCACGCCATCGTCGGCAAGGGCGCGGACACGGCGCTGACCGTGGCCCCCTTCCACGGCTTCGTGTGGCGCGACGCCGACGACGCCCCCGGGGCGCTCGGCGCCGAGCGCGCCGCCGTCGAGGGCGGCACGGACACCCTGGTCACCGGCACCGCCACCAGCGGCGGCTACGGCATCAACCATGACAAGTCCTTCCGCCCGCGCCGTCAGGACCGCCCCCAGGACCTCCTGGAGACGGGCGCCGTCTACGGCATGGACGCGACGGGCTTCCGCGAGGCCAGGCACCGCTTCTTCGGCCGCACCGAGCTGGTCCGCACCGACCCGGCCCGGGTCCTGGAGATCGACGACCCCCACGACCTCGCCCGCGCCCGGGCCCTCGCGCCGCTCTTCGACGCGAACCGGCCCGGCGCCCTCCCGACCGCCGAAGACATCGACGCGGTCGTCCTCGACTTCGACGGCACCCAGACCGACGACAGGGTGCTGATCGACTCCGACGGACGGGAGTTCGTCTCCGTGCACCGCGGGGACGGCCTCGGTATCGCGGCCCTCCGCAAGAGCGGCCTGACGATGCTCATCCTGTCCACGGAACAGAACCCGGTCGTCGCCGCCCGGGCCCGGAAGCTCAAGATTCCGGTCCTGCACGGCATCGACCGGAAAGACCTCGCACTGAAGCAGTGGTGCGAGGAGCAGGGCATCGCGCCCGAGCGCGTGCTCTACGTCGGCAACGACGTCAACGACCTCCCGTGCTTCGCCCTCGTGGGCTGGCCGGTGGCGGTCGCGAGCGCCCACGACGTCGTGCGCGGCGCCGCACGCGCGGTCACCACCGTCCCCGGCGGCGACGGCGCGATCCGAGAGATCGCCAGCTGGATCCTCGGCCCCTCTCTCGACTCCCTCGACAAGTAA
- a CDS encoding DUF6716 putative glycosyltransferase — protein MPASTTKSLRVAVLADSDTRWKWGALTANRVSPNESDIRLDGFLLRGRATPTPRQLEEVGVRADSLREVTAVEFLRHMKGETYDIVVLALVGGAVQAVLHGLGHARQGHEKRPVVVTGYVGVVYEKLADGLLLRHGADLVLANSRQDAERFRAVFEGVGADASAVTEVALPFLGGRPYAGNDPSAQRGSRPYTVVFAAQPSVPERRGDRTYLLNRLVQHARLHPDREVLLKLRSKPGEHTTHIEELPYQKLAQRLPDGLPANFRLVYGNMGEVLDRSDLLVTVSSTAALESLHRGIPTVVLTDLGVREALGNHHFVGSGCLASWDQLDAGHRPLPDPTWVARQGVAAGGTPSGGGSYETAFDAARERIAGLLAAGELPPLAPYYTPVTAPGYLPGILARHHLAPDGSPLPGAPAADKEPSPVRQMVRRAARGAYRHGVQRVAPVIRRMGEL, from the coding sequence GTGCCAGCAAGTACTACGAAGTCCCTGCGGGTCGCCGTCCTGGCCGATTCCGATACCCGGTGGAAATGGGGCGCGCTCACCGCGAACCGCGTATCACCGAATGAATCGGACATTCGGCTCGACGGCTTCCTGCTGCGGGGCCGTGCCACCCCCACCCCCCGCCAGCTCGAAGAGGTCGGCGTCCGCGCGGACTCCCTGCGCGAGGTCACCGCCGTCGAGTTCCTGCGCCATATGAAGGGGGAGACGTACGACATCGTCGTGCTCGCCCTCGTCGGCGGCGCCGTCCAGGCGGTGCTGCACGGACTCGGGCACGCCCGGCAGGGACACGAGAAGCGGCCCGTGGTCGTCACCGGCTATGTCGGCGTCGTCTACGAGAAGCTCGCCGACGGCCTCCTGCTGCGCCACGGCGCGGACCTCGTCCTCGCCAACTCCCGTCAGGACGCGGAGCGTTTCAGGGCCGTGTTCGAGGGAGTGGGCGCCGACGCCTCGGCGGTGACCGAGGTGGCGCTGCCCTTCCTCGGCGGGCGGCCCTACGCCGGGAACGACCCGTCCGCACAGCGGGGGAGCAGGCCCTACACGGTGGTCTTCGCCGCGCAGCCCTCCGTACCGGAGAGGCGGGGGGACCGTACGTACCTGCTGAACCGGCTGGTCCAGCACGCCCGCCTGCACCCGGACCGCGAGGTGCTGCTCAAGCTGCGCTCCAAGCCGGGCGAGCACACCACGCACATCGAGGAGCTGCCCTACCAGAAGCTGGCGCAGCGGCTTCCCGACGGTCTCCCGGCCAACTTCCGTCTGGTGTACGGAAACATGGGCGAGGTCCTCGACCGCTCCGACCTGCTCGTCACGGTCAGCTCCACGGCGGCCCTGGAGTCCCTGCACCGCGGCATCCCCACCGTCGTCCTGACGGACCTCGGGGTGCGCGAGGCGCTCGGCAACCACCACTTCGTGGGCTCCGGCTGCCTGGCCTCCTGGGACCAGCTCGACGCCGGCCACCGACCGCTGCCCGACCCCACGTGGGTGGCCCGGCAGGGCGTCGCCGCTGGGGGCACCCCCTCTGGGGGAGGGTCGTACGAGACGGCCTTCGACGCGGCACGCGAACGGATCGCCGGGCTGCTGGCCGCCGGCGAACTCCCCCCGCTGGCGCCCTACTACACACCCGTCACCGCGCCCGGCTACCTCCCCGGCATCCTCGCCCGCCACCACCTCGCCCCGGACGGCAGCCCGCTGCCCGGAGCGCCCGCCGCCGACAAGGAGCCCAGCCCCGTACGGCAGATGGTGCGCCGGGCGGCCCGCGGCGCCTACCGCCACGGAGTGCAGCGCGTGGCGCCCGTCATCCGGCGGATGGGGGAGCTGTGA
- a CDS encoding glycosyltransferase family 2 protein has translation MVKLSVIVPFYNVQQYAPDTLKSLRANAGDDFEFILVDDCSRDETPDILARAERELPGAVHVRHEKNGGLATARNTGIDTARGEYLTFLDGDDWLAPGYFPQLLSAIEELGCDFVRTDHVQCTARARTVNRVPHGRRGVVMNPRDAILPADRSTSVDYAYAWAGIYHRRLVDRGLLHFTDGLRTAEDRPWIWKLHREAESFATVGLLGVFYRRGVASSLTQIGDVRQLDFIRAFDQVVAETAKDRDADKLLPKAVRTYCAIISHHLGSIERFEPPVARKLKSMSAVALRRMPQDVLEEALDSMDIQRASRLRRLRRRPATAAGVPA, from the coding sequence GTGGTCAAGCTCTCCGTCATCGTGCCGTTCTACAACGTGCAGCAATACGCGCCCGACACCCTGAAGAGCCTGCGTGCGAACGCGGGCGACGACTTCGAATTCATTCTCGTCGACGACTGCTCGCGCGACGAAACCCCGGACATCCTCGCGCGTGCGGAGCGCGAGCTCCCGGGCGCGGTGCATGTCAGACACGAGAAGAACGGAGGGCTCGCGACCGCACGCAACACCGGGATAGACACCGCGCGCGGCGAGTACCTGACGTTCCTCGACGGGGACGACTGGCTCGCTCCCGGCTATTTCCCCCAACTCCTGTCCGCCATCGAGGAGTTGGGGTGCGACTTCGTTCGTACTGATCATGTCCAGTGCACCGCGCGGGCCCGCACCGTCAACCGGGTGCCGCACGGCCGGCGCGGTGTGGTGATGAACCCGCGCGACGCGATCCTGCCCGCCGACCGGTCCACCTCCGTCGACTACGCGTACGCCTGGGCGGGCATCTACCACCGCCGGCTCGTCGACCGCGGGCTGCTCCACTTCACCGACGGGCTGCGCACCGCCGAGGACCGGCCGTGGATCTGGAAGCTGCACCGGGAGGCCGAATCCTTCGCCACGGTGGGACTGCTGGGCGTCTTCTACCGGCGCGGTGTCGCCTCCTCGCTGACCCAGATCGGCGACGTACGGCAGCTGGATTTCATTCGCGCGTTCGACCAGGTGGTGGCCGAAACCGCGAAGGACCGTGACGCGGATAAATTGCTCCCCAAGGCAGTTCGCACATATTGCGCAATCATTTCCCACCATCTGGGATCCATCGAAAGGTTCGAGCCACCGGTGGCACGGAAACTGAAGTCGATGAGCGCCGTCGCACTGCGCCGTATGCCGCAGGACGTGCTCGAAGAGGCACTGGACTCGATGGACATCCAGCGCGCCTCACGCCTGCGCCGGCTGCGCCGCCGTCCCGCGACCGCCGCGGGGGTGCCCGCGTGA